Within the Arachis duranensis cultivar V14167 chromosome 10, aradu.V14167.gnm2.J7QH, whole genome shotgun sequence genome, the region GCCATCAGCCCTTAACACCTTACGAACAACATCTAGACCCCCACTATATCGGGTATGCCCTGAGTATCCTTGCACCATCAACTTTTGGCTAATCTAAATATAATTCATTGTAAAAGTTTAACATTTAGAATTATAACcttttaatataaaagaaacATTTGATCAATAACAAAGCTTAAAGGATGTAAACacaagtttaaaataatttccCTCATTTATTTTAGCATTTCATTATCAGTTGACACACTTCAAAAGAAGCATAAGCAGAGCACGATAACGGAGACACAATAAACTAAAAACACATGCGTTTACTTTAAATCTTGCAAGATTCTCCAATAGAATACACTGCAACCCTGTAGACAAACCACTAGACCGCAAAACCTTTCTTTCAATCAAAACTGATAGTACAGAATATATTATGTTTCACTTTGAAATAAAAATCCTAGTAGAATGTTTGAAATCACAAGGAAGAACGATGCGTGATAAAACACTTTTAGAGCCATAATCAAATTGAATTGCGCCAAATGTTAAAGAACATGAGAATATGTTCCAATTTCCAATCAATCagaataaatattttacttcaGGTATTTAAACACAGAAAATCATGCTCAGCAGTTCAGGTTTAGAATATCATTCATACCACATCAATTGGTACAAACACAGCTTGTGACAAAAGTGATGATGTCATGCCCGCAACCCCATTCGCTATAGCAGCTTGGGTAGTCTCAGACAGTGTAAGGGGCTCAAGCATCTGTTTTAAGTAGCCCTTTAACTACAGAAAATGCATTCCTCTCCACAGTATCCCTTGAAGCAACCTGCATCCTAGTTTTCACAACAGAAACCGGGTAGAGAGCCACCGTAACACCCGTAAAGAGGCCAGCACCAACAACATAGAACTTCGTTTTATCTAGCCTACAGCATTAAATgaacataaaataaggataCAGAGATTCTATATGTAAATTCAATCATCATCCACAAAATATATTATCAGTTAAGAGTTAAGACTCAAATGAAATATATCACCACTCTTCACGAGAATCTAGGTTCCAAAATTGTTAACATTGAGAGAATTTacaaaagaaatggaaaatcCCCAATAGAGAAACGAGAAATTATATAAACAGCCAGGATGAAACATCTATTCTTGAATCTTGAATCCAATCAATGCAAGGAATTATCCTCACTGCTTAAAATCAAGCGTACGGAAAAGAACATTCAGGCTTTCAGCTTCTAAGCATTACCAGAGTTTTCAAGAGTTACTACTACACTCCCTATAACTTTGCCAAATGCTAATGCTTAAAGAAACAGTTCCTTGAAGGACTACGCCAAACAGTTCACGGAACCACAGAATAGAAAAGGTTACACAAAATAGCACAAAGTATAGAAGCAAGAAATcgaagtaaaagaaaaagagaaaacctAAATCCGAAATGAAAGGAACAGAGGAAATGGAAAGTAGAAAACagaagaaagggagaagaaaaaTACTTGTCCCAGTTAATCTCAGTGTGACCGAAGGAGTTCGTGGAGCCGCGAGCGTTGGAAGCGGCCATTGGTGAGAAGAGTGAGGCCAAGAGAGCAAGAAGAAGAGTTCTTGTGTTTGATCGCTTGTTGGAGCTGAATTAGAATATCCCGCAACGAAGGCAAAGAAGAAGTGTAAGAATAAGAAAGACTGAAAGAGCATGAACCGTGGACTGCACACCCTTTTATATGGGAGAATATGCCACCTCTGCTCACTTCTTGCAGCCAAGCAAGCAAACCACCGCTACCCACGCACCgaaaaataattattctctttatttctttttttttttcttccgcTTTTTGCTGAGTTTTTGTCTTAAATTAAGTTTAGGATTTTAGTGCATAATTATTATTTGGACTTTTTGGAGACTGTAAAATGTAAATGCTGCACTGTAACGAATTATGTCGGACAGAAGTTATTTATGTATGTTTTAGGCGCACCCTCCTTGTTAAATATGAAGAGCTGCATATTGTTACGTATGGAGAGCTGCATATTTTatcaatttgttaaatttaaattttttatttattatattttatttaaatagtatacatttaaaaaaaaaatctgttaattaagttaattatttttttataaaatttaaatttttttgtaaNNNNNNNNNNNNNNNNNNNNNNNNNNNNNNNNNNNNNNNNNNNNNNNNNNNNNNNNNNNNNNNNNNNNNNNNNNNNNNNNNNNNNNNNNNNNNNNNNNNNNNNNNNNNNNNNNNNNNNNNNNNNNNNNNNNNNNNNNNNNNNNNNNNNNNNNNNNNNNNNNNNNNNNNNNNNNNNNNNNNNNNNNNNNNNNNNNNNNNNNNNNNNNNNNNNNNNNNNNNNNNNNNNNNNNNNNAATAATATATATACtcatttaaaaagaaaacaaacatataataattttattttgtatgaaacaaaattatattataaaatataaagataaaatacataattaaaccAAATTTAAAACAATATTACACAattcacccaaaaaaaaaacgttACACATATCACCCAAGTGcatatttctatataaatcgaatgaGATACATTCAATTTGTAAATTTCTATTGTAACTGATTCGATTTACTGGATAGCTGACATGCATGCACGAATCGAGCGAATCTAACTAATTCGATTTGCATTCGTTTTGGTAATTCGAATTTACTATAGGAATTTATAAATCAAATGAAACTCGttcgatttatatagaaatatgCACTTGGGTGATCcatgtaacatttttttttggtgaattatgtaatattattttgggtttaatttaattatgtattttatcctaaatataaacacaatgataaaaaaatttgtattatataaatttgattaaaaaaataaatatacttacgtaaaaagcaaacaaacataTNNNNNNNNNNNNNNNNNNNNNNNNNNNNNNNNNNNNNNNNNNNNNNNNNNNNNNNNNNNNNNNNNNNNNNNNNNNNNNNNNNNNNNNNNNNNNNNNNNNNNNNNNNNNNNNNNNNNNNNNNNNNNNNNNNNNNNNNNNNNNNNNNNNNNNNNNNNNNNNNNNNNNNNNNNNNNNNNNNNNNNNNNNNNNNNNNNNNNNNNNNNNNNNNNNNNNNNNNNNNNNNNNNNNNNNNNNNNNNNNNNNNNNNNNNNNNNNNNNNNNNNNNNNNNNNNNNNNNNNNNNNNNNNNNNNNNNNNNNNNNNNNNNNNNNNNNNNNNNNNNNNNNNNNNNNNNNNNNNNNNNNNNNNNNNNNNNNNNNNNNNNNNNNNNNNNNNNNNNNNNNNNNNNNNNNNNNNNNNNNNNNNNNNNNNNNNNNNNNNNNNNNNNNNNNNNNNNNNNNNNNNNNNNNNNNNNNNNNNNNNNNNNNNNNNNNNNNNNNNNNNNNNNNNNNNNNNNNNNNNNNNNNNNNNNNNNNNNNNNNNNNNNNNNNNNNNNNNNNNNNNNNNNNNNNNNNNNNNNNNNNNNNNNNNNNNNNNNNNNNNNNNNNNNNNNNNNNNNNNNNNNNNNNNNNNNNNNNNNNNNNNNNNNNNNNNNNNNNNNNNNNNNNNNNNNNNNNNNNNNNNNNNNNNNNNNNNNNNNNNNNNNNNNNNNNNNNNNNNNNNNNNNNNNNNNNNNNNNNNNNNNNNNNNNNNNNNNNNNNNNNNNNNNNNNNNNNNNNNNNNNNNNNNNNNNNNNNNNNNNNNNNNNNNNNNNNNNNNNNNNNNNNNNNNNNNNNNNNNNNNNNNNNNNNNNNNNNNNNNNNNNNNNNNNNNNNNNNNNNNNNNNNNNNNNNNNNNNNNNNNNNNNNNNNNNNNNNNNNNNNNNNNNNNNNNNNNNNNNNNNNNNNNNNNNNNNNNNNNNNNNNNNNNNNNNNNNNNNNNNNNNNNNNNNNNNNNNNNNNNNNNNNNNNNNNNNNNNNNNNNNNNNNNNNNNNNNNNNNNNNNNNNNNNNNNNNNNNNNNNNNNNNNNNNNNNNNNNNNNNNNNNNNNNNNNNNNNNNNNNNNNNNNNNNNNNNNNNNNNNNNNNNNNNNNNNNNNNNNNNNNNNNNNNNNNNNNNNNNNNNNNNNNNNNNNNNNNNNNNNNNNNNNNNNNNNNNNNNNNNNNNNaaaattataatataaaattttaatcataattaaataacttTAATCTTAAATGAGTATTTCATTATTGCcaagattaattttaaaagactattctaatatcttaaaaattaaataaaagagtattttaatgtttttaaaattattttaaatttttaattcctaATACAATTAAATAATACGAATTAGTTCTTATAAAAtcactttaatatttttagtaacaTTCAGACCTTATTGTgttcttataaaaattaattacaaggggactttagtatttttaagtttaaatttataatttttaatataattaaaaaatatttattctcaaagagtattttaatttttattctaaaagggtattttaatttttttaaagatgaattttattttaatattaaattaatatttttaatttttaatgattttttttgtaataacccgtgtaattaataataaatggaAGAGGATTGGAGAAGATTTGGAGTATGAGCCTTCCATTAAAAATCATAGTGGAGCTAAAGAGAAACTCAGACACATCAAAATAGGTTTCTTAGTAACCATTCCAATTTGGGGAGGGTAGAGAAAGGTACCTAGCGAATCCAGTTGTCTCTTTGTCGCCGGTGTAGGTCTAATGAAGTCATGGCGCTTTCAGGGAGACAGGGTTCTTCTCTATAATCGGTTTTGACGTTTGGAATTAGCCAACCAACAGCGGCGACAGACAGTCATCTCCCTCTTTCATGGCAGCGATTTTTTGGGCTTGAAAGGTCATTCATGGTAGAAGAAGAATGgagtgggttcgagaacgtttaAATCTATTGCCAGCTAAAACGATAATGGAAGCACCGCCAGCAGTGAAGATGTTTGATCAAATCGCTAATAACAAAGTAATGGAGGAGTTCCATCAAGTTTCtgagtacttttttggtgttTGAAAGAGGGGATTAGTTTTTTGTGTATATGTCAATTTGTTTGTTCAGCTCAtgacaataaaaaagaaaataataataataataaataaatttaatttatctaataaCTTTTAATAGTATGTTAACGAGATAAGCATCAAAGTAGTCCCTGAAGTTGCACTCAAGCCTCATAGTAGTCCTGAACTTAAAAGTTCCCCAAATTCGTCCCCGAACTTGCACTTCGGGACCCAAACTTGTCCTTCCGGCAATTTCTAGCCACCTGGCGCAACCGGAAAGCAGAGCTGGCAGCCTTCGTGACATGTGGGCATTACAACAGCTAGCTGATGTGGCAGAGTAAACTCTCTCGAATCAATTTGGTCCCTCAATTGAAGTTAAAACCCTAATCCCCAAATTTGAAGGCCACAGTGCTCACTCTATTCTCTTCTCTTCGGTTCTGTGTTCTTGTCCTCT harbors:
- the LOC107471389 gene encoding LOW QUALITY PROTEIN: uncharacterized protein LOC107471389 (The sequence of the model RefSeq protein was modified relative to this genomic sequence to represent the inferred CDS: inserted 2 bases in 1 codon); its protein translation is MAASNARGSTNSFGHTEINWDKLDKTKFYVVGAGLFTGVTVALYPVSVVKTRMQVASRDTVERNAFSVVKGLLKTDXLEPLTLSETTQAAIANGVAGMTSSLLSQAVFVPIDVISQKLMVQGYSGHTRYSGGLDVVRKVLRADGIRGLYRGFGLSVMTYSPSSAVWWASYGSSQRFIWRALGHSAEHEEGTPSVPKIVLVQATGGIIAGATASCITTPLDTIKTRLQVMGHEKTTSVKQVVRDLISEDGWKGLYRGLGPRFFSMSAWGTSMILAYEYLKRLCAKDE